A genomic stretch from Candidatus Eisenbacteria bacterium includes:
- a CDS encoding glycosyltransferase, exosortase A system-associated: MTILHVLDQSLPVHSGYTFRSRNIFLAQRRMGWNPVAVTSSRHEADSNPGGPSEQIDGITHYRTGGIPRSAIPGLYELKLIRRLAHRIIEVARIERPALIHAHSPVLTALAAARAARALRLPWVYEIRAFWEDAAVDHGTYAENSLKYRMVRWLESWICRRARAVAVLCEGIRAELVSRGIPSGKLTVVPNAVNLEELRPVPRDAALQEEWGLTGRRVVGFIGSFYRYEGLDLLLDAFWRVGARAEDIVLLLVGGGETESPLREQARRLGIEDRVIFLGRVPLDVIPRVYAAADVLAYPRYSMRLTELVTPLKPLEAMAMERPLVASDVGGHRELIQDGRTGILFPAGDAAALARALGRVLEDDRLRATLVREGAAWVARERSWNRTVERYRQVYGSVCERFGNHGLRGDLKSC; this comes from the coding sequence ATGACCATCCTCCACGTCCTGGACCAGAGCCTCCCCGTGCATAGCGGCTACACATTCCGAAGCCGGAACATATTCCTGGCCCAGCGGCGCATGGGCTGGAATCCCGTGGCCGTGACCTCGTCCCGGCACGAGGCCGATTCGAACCCCGGCGGTCCGTCCGAGCAAATCGACGGCATCACGCACTACCGCACCGGCGGCATCCCCCGATCCGCAATTCCCGGTCTGTACGAGCTGAAGCTGATTCGGCGGCTCGCCCATAGAATCATCGAGGTCGCGCGAATCGAGCGCCCGGCCCTGATCCATGCCCATTCTCCGGTATTGACCGCCCTCGCGGCAGCGCGGGCGGCACGAGCCCTCCGGCTGCCCTGGGTCTACGAGATCCGAGCCTTCTGGGAGGATGCCGCCGTCGATCACGGGACCTACGCGGAAAACTCCCTGAAGTATCGAATGGTCCGCTGGCTGGAATCCTGGATTTGCCGGCGGGCCCGTGCGGTGGCGGTGCTGTGCGAGGGCATCCGGGCCGAGCTGGTCTCCCGCGGGATCCCTTCGGGCAAGCTCACGGTCGTGCCCAACGCGGTCAACCTCGAGGAGCTTCGCCCGGTCCCCAGGGATGCTGCGCTTCAGGAGGAATGGGGCCTCACCGGCCGCCGCGTCGTGGGATTCATCGGCTCCTTCTACCGCTACGAAGGACTCGACCTCCTGCTCGATGCCTTTTGGCGTGTGGGCGCCCGGGCCGAGGACATTGTCCTTCTCCTCGTGGGAGGGGGCGAGACCGAATCCCCCCTCCGCGAGCAGGCACGGCGTCTCGGCATCGAGGATCGAGTGATCTTCCTTGGAAGGGTTCCGCTCGACGTGATTCCGCGCGTGTATGCCGCGGCCGATGTGCTCGCCTATCCGCGCTACTCCATGCGATTGACCGAGCTTGTCACGCCGCTCAAGCCCCTCGAAGCGATGGCCATGGAGAGACCGCTCGTGGCCAGCGACGTCGGCGGGCACCGGGAGCTGATTCAAGACGGGCGGACGGGGATCCTCTTCCCCGCGGGAGATGCCGCGGCCCTAGCCCGCGCGCTCGGTCGCGTTCTCGAGGACGATCGGCTCCGGGCGACTCTGGTCCGCGAAGGGGCTGCGTGGGTGGCCCGCGAGCGTTCCTGGAACCGCACCGTCGAGCGGTACAGACAAGTCTATGGGAGCGTCTGCGAGCGGTTCGGGAACCACGGTCTGCGTGGAGATCTCAAGTCGTGCTGA
- a CDS encoding glycosyltransferase family 4 protein, with amino-acid sequence MVPRPAPAGFRRARVGRGSVRLAAVGSGRSSIPLERAPARDAQLRDPALGAAGPRVLGPPLRVFDAERVRILTFTSLYPSSVRPRHGVFIQERISQLARHTGHTVQVVAPVPYFPPLRWTHRWELTQVPRLERLSGLEVHHPRYFMTPKVGMFSYGWLMYRGTRRLVTELHRRAPFDLIDAHYVFPDGYAALRIGKDLGLPVVLSARGTDIHTYPRLRSIRGILRRCLTQADRLIAVSAALKRQMCELGAAADRVDVIPNGVDALKFHPWCRTAARERLGVPSGPVLLSAGNLTRNKGFDILIRAMQELRRSFPGISLVILGEGPARGELEALIQRLELQGVAMLRGAQDQATLPLWYSAADLFCLASAQEGCPNVILESISCGTPVVASRAGGIPEIVDSGSVGILAERTTPDFIRAISLGLGRVWDRASIAETASARGWDRVSEALVRTFDAALQSRNEARRGRDAAGGGRRR; translated from the coding sequence GTGGTTCCGAGGCCCGCTCCGGCCGGTTTTCGAAGGGCACGTGTTGGACGAGGGAGCGTTCGTCTCGCAGCTGTTGGATCCGGTCGGAGTTCGATCCCTTTGGAGCGGGCACCAGCGCGGGACGCACAACTTCGCGACCCAGCTTTGGGCGCTGCTGGTCCTCGAGTGCTGGGGCCGCCGCTTCGCGTCTTCGACGCCGAACGCGTGAGAATTCTCACCTTCACTTCCCTGTACCCGAGCTCCGTGCGCCCCCGACACGGCGTCTTCATCCAGGAGCGAATCTCGCAGCTTGCGCGCCACACCGGCCACACCGTCCAGGTGGTCGCGCCGGTTCCCTACTTCCCGCCCCTGCGCTGGACGCACCGCTGGGAGCTTACGCAAGTCCCAAGACTCGAGCGCTTGTCCGGGCTGGAAGTGCACCATCCGCGGTATTTCATGACGCCCAAGGTCGGCATGTTCTCCTACGGCTGGCTCATGTACCGGGGAACACGCCGTCTCGTCACGGAGCTCCACCGCCGCGCGCCGTTCGATTTGATCGACGCACACTACGTATTCCCGGATGGATACGCCGCGCTGCGCATCGGGAAAGACCTGGGTCTTCCGGTGGTCTTGTCCGCGCGTGGAACCGATATTCACACCTATCCCAGGCTTCGATCGATACGCGGAATCCTCCGCCGCTGCCTCACGCAGGCGGATCGCCTGATCGCCGTGTCCGCCGCGCTCAAGCGCCAGATGTGCGAGCTCGGCGCCGCTGCGGACCGCGTGGATGTCATTCCCAACGGAGTCGACGCCCTGAAGTTTCACCCTTGGTGCCGCACGGCCGCTCGGGAGCGCCTAGGCGTCCCGTCGGGGCCCGTGCTTCTGTCGGCGGGCAACCTGACCAGGAACAAGGGATTCGACATCCTGATCCGTGCCATGCAGGAGCTGCGGCGCTCTTTTCCAGGAATCTCTCTCGTCATCCTGGGCGAAGGTCCGGCTCGTGGTGAGCTCGAGGCGCTGATTCAGCGGCTCGAGCTTCAAGGTGTCGCGATGCTCCGAGGGGCCCAGGACCAGGCGACGCTCCCCCTCTGGTACAGCGCGGCGGATCTCTTCTGCCTTGCGAGCGCCCAGGAGGGCTGCCCCAACGTGATCCTCGAGTCGATCTCCTGCGGGACCCCGGTCGTAGCCAGCCGCGCGGGCGGGATTCCTGAGATCGTCGATTCCGGGTCGGTCGGGATTCTGGCTGAGCGGACGACGCCAGATTTCATCCGCGCGATTTCCCTGGGGCTCGGCAGGGTGTGGGACCGGGCGAGCATCGCGGAGACCGCGTCGGCGCGCGGGTGGGACCGGGTCTCGGAGGCGTTGGTCCGCACGTTCGATGCCGCGCTTCAGAGTCGGAACGAGGCGCGCCGCGGGCGCGATGCCGCGGGGGGCGGCCGCCGCCGATGA